One genomic region from Lynx canadensis isolate LIC74 chromosome E1, mLynCan4.pri.v2, whole genome shotgun sequence encodes:
- the RPL23 gene encoding 60S ribosomal protein L23, protein MSKRGRGGSSGAKFRISLGLPVGAVINCADNTGAKNLYIISVKGIKGRLNRLPAAGVGDMVMATVKKGKPELRKKVHPAVVIRQRKSYRRKDGVFLYFEDNAGVIVNNKGEMKGSAITGPVAKECADLWPRIASNAGSIA, encoded by the exons ATGTCGAAGCGAG GACGTGGTGGGTCCTCCGGTGCGAAATTCCGGATTTCCCTGGGTCTTCCGGTCGGAGCCGTGATCaactgtgctgacaacacgg GAGCCAAAAATCTGTATATCATCTCTGTGAAGGGGATCAAAGGAAGACTGAATAGACTTCCTGCTGCTGGCGTGGGTGACATGGTGATGGCCACAGTGAAGAAAGGCAAACCAGAGCTCAGAAAGAAGG tacATCCAGCAGTGGTAATTCGACAACGAAAGTCATACCGGAGAAAAGATGGAGTGTTCCTCTATTTTGAAGATAATGCGGGGGTCATAGTAAATAATAAAGGTGAAATGAAAG GTTCTGCTATCACAGGACCCGTTGCAAAGGAGTGTGCAGACTTGTGGCCCAGGATTGCATCCAATGCTGGCAGCATCgcatga
- the CE1H17orf98 gene encoding uncharacterized protein C17orf98 homolog: MSRVCECPLRLEKGFILDGVAVSTMARTYERLRPKVWSAIPPYNAQQDYHARRYFRSRVVPPVLRRTEQDLGGTGRDGWIVDYFHIFGQGQRYLNRRNWAGAGHSLQQVTGHDNYNADLKMINGLNGRFGYRRNTPDLRQRPSVFGEVTRFPLF, translated from the exons ATGTCGCGCGTGTGCGAGTGTCCTCTGCGGCTGGAAAAGGGCTTCATCTTGGATGGTGTGGCCGTGAGCACCATGGCCCGCACCTATGAGCGCCTGAGGCCCAAGGTCTGGTCGGCGATTCCGCCCTACAACGCTCAGCAGGACTACCACGCCCGCCGATACTTCCGGAGCCGCGTGGTTCCGCCAGTGCTGCGCCGGACTGAACAG GATCTCGGGGGCACAGGCAGGGATGGCTGGATAGTGGATTATTTCCACATCTTCGGGCAAGGACAGAGATACCTGAACCGGAGAAACTGGGCAGGGGCAG GGCATTCCCTCCAGCAGGTGACAGGGCATGATAACTACAATGCTGATCTGAAAATGATCAACGGGCTCAATGGTCGGTTTGGCTATCGCAGGAACACCCCAGACCTCCGCCAGCGCCCGTCGGTCTTTGGAGAGGTCACCCGATTCCCTCTCTTCTGA